The sequence TTAGAAAATATAAGGAAAAAGAAGTCGAAGATTATAAAGATAGTTACAGTTATGATGACTATGATTCCTCTAGTAGCTATGATGATTAAGCCAAAAAAGAAGTCAGGATATATTTAGGAGTAAAAAATGGAAAATAAAACCAATGTTTGGAAAGTCCTTGGCATTATTTTTATAGTGACAGCTAGTATCTTTTTCATTGCTACGATTGTTATGACGGCTTTGTACGCGACATCAAGGCAGGATTTTAATAAGTGGGCAGCGACAAATAGCATGCAGGATCGGACCATTACTAATAAGAAAAAGGCCATAAAAAATCTTAAAATTCGAGAAAAAATTAGAGATAATTATTATGGTGATGACTATGAGTCTACTGACAAGGTGACCAAATATATTTTTGGAGAGAGTGCTAAAATAAGTACAGGAGAAGAAGTCACGGTAACAGGAGTCAAAGAAGATTCTAAGCTCAAGATGAAGGGTGTTTCTAAAAAGGATAAGAAGATCGTCCTTACTGTCAGTATTAAGAATACAACTAATGAAATGATTCAATTTAGTCCGGATGATTTCTTTATCTATGATAGGAACTATGATATTGCTGAACCAAGTAGTTATACAGGCAAGCAAAAAATTCCTGATACTATTGAAGCAGGAAAGACAATTGAAGTTAAGCTTTATTATACGATTCCCAAGTCGTCTCCTTATATAGTAAACTTTGGAAATGCTTACTGGTTACCACAAACACAGACGCAAAAGAAATCAAGGGCCGTCTAATTAAATAGAGATAAAAAATCAAAAACAAGGATTGTGAGCTCATACAAGATTGCTTCAAACCTTGCTTTGATTTTTCTTTTGTTTTGAGAAAGTTAGGACGAAGTTTCGTTTCAATATACATTAGGCATAATAAGTTAACACATTAGAGATTATTCCATTTCGTGAACTCTGTTCGTACCA comes from Streptococcus troglodytae and encodes:
- a CDS encoding DUF4352 domain-containing protein, with the protein product MENKTNVWKVLGIIFIVTASIFFIATIVMTALYATSRQDFNKWAATNSMQDRTITNKKKAIKNLKIREKIRDNYYGDDYESTDKVTKYIFGESAKISTGEEVTVTGVKEDSKLKMKGVSKKDKKIVLTVSIKNTTNEMIQFSPDDFFIYDRNYDIAEPSSYTGKQKIPDTIEAGKTIEVKLYYTIPKSSPYIVNFGNAYWLPQTQTQKKSRAV